In Helicobacter mastomyrinus, the sequence ATGATTTCCCTTTAAATACACTGAAGGCACGGCGGAAAATGATGTGTTATGAATCTTTGCAAAATTAGGTGCTTCAAGCAGATTTTCCCCGAAGCTCTCACCCTGTAGAGATTGAGCATTCCCCAGCACCCCATCAATAAATCTTGAAATGCTATCACATAGCATAAGCGCGGGTAATTCCCCGCCCGTGAGGATAAAATCCCCTATGCTAAAAACTTCATTAGCATATTCCTCAATCACACGTTCATCAAAGCCCTCATATCGCCCACATACAAGACTTATGTGCTCTTTATGGCTTAAACGTGCGGCGTCATTGTGATTAAAAGGCTTCCCACAAGGACTTAAAAAAATGATATGTGATTGTTTGAGTGGTGCTAATGCTTTACTTAAAACATCAGCTCTCATCACCTGCCCCGCACCCCCGCTTATAGGAGGTTCATCGACTTTTTTATATTTATCAAGGGCGTAATCACGGATATTGATACATTCTATTTCAATGTAACCATTTTGTATGGCTCGTTTGAGTATGGAATCACTAAAGTAAGATTCTATCAGTGCAGGGAAAAGACTCAAAAAAGAAAATTTCATTATCTTAGCTTTCTTCAAGGAGTGCTAGGGCATTGCGCGTTATCACACCTTGAGGAGAGAGAGATAGCACAAATTGTGCGATATTAGGGATAAGAAATTGTTTGCTTAATCCCTTACTTACAAGCATAGAATCTGTGGCTATGATGAGATAATCCAATGTGCCGATACGTTCAATATCTGTGATCACTCCGAGTTTCATATTACTCTCTCCTAGCGTATCACAGACGCTCACGCCTATCATCTCCTGCCATAGATATTCCCCCTCTTGCAATCTACACATCACCCTGCTCTCCTCAAGGGTAGAGTATAGCTCACAGTTCACAAGCTTACTTGCACTCTCACGTGAGGTATAGCCCTCAAAACGTACAAGATTTTGTGTAGCATTGTATGAATGGATGCAAAGTGTCTCAAATGTAGCAGTATGAAATGTGGCTTTAGGGGTAAAAATAGCAGGGAAATCGCTTATAATGAAGAGTTTTAAATCTCCTTTAATGCCAACGACCCGCCCGATTTTAGCGACTAAAAGAAGAGAGGATTGCTTTTTTGGCTCTTTGGGCATTTAGATTCTAATGGGCTTGCACGGCGATTCTATAACTTCTACCATTTTTGGCTTTTGTGCTAGAGATAAAAGTTTTGAGTGAACCTACCATCTTGCCATCTCGCCCTATGAGTCGTCCCACATCTTGTGAATCAGCAAGGATAAGAATCTCACGAGTATTATCTTCTGCATCTTGTATTTGTATATCTATTGCCTCAGGTTTATTAGCAATTTTTTTTGCATATTCTCTAATAAAATCTTCAACCATAATTACTTCTTTATTGTTTTAGTTATTTTGCAGTGAGTTTTGCCACCCTTTCGCTCATCTTTGCACCTACGCTTTTCCAATACTCCAAACGTGTAGTATCATACTTTACAAGTGCTGGCTCTACCAAAGGATTGTAGTATCCTAAAGATTCTATCCAGCCGCCATCGCGCTTTTTGCGAGAATCTGTTACAACAATGCGATAAAAAGGTTTTTTCTTGCGTCCCATTTTAGTAAGTCTAATTACTGTTGCCATCTCATCTCCTTAAGTTTTGACTTTTTAAGTAGCGCATTATAGTGTGTTTTGCTTAAAGCATAATTTAATTTTGATTCCCAAGTAATGCATGTTGTCCTTGGCTGATTCAAAATAACTTAAATCTTTTAAGCAAAAAATGGAGCGATTATAAAGCCTAGAGCCACAGAGAAGCTAATAGCAAGTATTCCGGGCAAAATAAAGCTATGATTAAACACATATTTGCCAATACGTGTAGAGCCTGTATCGTCCATTTGCACTGCACCAAGTAGGGTAGGATAAGTGGGCAAAACAAAGAGGGCGGAGACAGCTGCAAAACTCGCTACGATAATATATGCAGAATCTGTATTAGCCGCAGTGATTCCAAGTGCGCCAATTACCACAGGCATAATCGCCTTAGCTGTTGCCGCTTGTGAGTAAAGCAGCATACTTGCAAAAAATAATGCTATGGCTAAAAGTGCAGGATAATCCTCTACTAGAGCTCCAGCTAAATCTCCAATTTGTTCTTTGTAGCCGCCTACAAAGGTATTGCCAAGCCACGCTACACCCAGCACACATATGCAAGCCGTCATTCCTGCTTTAAAAGTGCTTTGTTCAAAGAGTTTGCTACTCTCAATTTTGCAGAACATCGTAATTAATGTCGCAATCAGCAGCATAAAGCTCATTATTGCACCATCGCGAGGCAATCGCACAGGGTCAATGTAGCTTTTTACCATTGCACTAAGATTTGCTACTATGCCGTCTTTTTGCGCCCAGTCAGCAAGGATAGAATCCACATTTTGCTCTAAGTCTGCAAGGCTAGATTCTAAACTCTCAAGGGCTTTTTGATTTGCATCATTTGCAATCGTATAAAGCGCACTCTTTGCTTCTTTAAATGGGAAAGTCGCCGTTAGATTTGCCTCACCCTTTGCCACACTCGCTTTAATCACACTTTTAGAATCCATATAAGCTTTTTTCAAAGATTCTAAACTCGGTGCAACTGCATTAAATTCCTCTTTGTTCAAATTTTCCTTTGCTTCTTTTACAATAGAATCTACTCTATCATCAAAATAATACGCAGGGATATTTTTGCTTACTGCATTAAGTATGGGCTTACGCACGACATCAGAAATAGAAGTAGCATAAATTACCACACAAAGCACACCGATAAGGAAAATTGCTACGCTTAGCTTTGCCCCCTTTTTAAGCTCAATATGCTGTGCACCCATAGGAGCTTTGACAAGTCCGGCTTGAAGGCGTTCTTGATAGATGAGGTCTTTGCTCAAATCAAGCGGAAAAAACTTGCTCATCACAAATGCAGTGAGCATACACGCACTAAATGTAGTGATAAGCCACACAAGAAGTAGGGTAGGGTAGTTCCAGCCAAGTGGCTCTAGCACACCTGTCATATATACTACTGCCGCGCTTACAGGAGAAGCGGTAATGGCGATTTGGCTTGATATCACAGCGATAGAAAGCGGGGCAGAGGGTTTGATATTTTGTTCCTTTGCTACTTCTACAATTACAGGTATCATTGAAAAGGCAGTATGTCCTGTCCCAGCTAGAAATGTGAGGAAGTAAGTAACCGTGGGTGCGAGGTAGTTGATATATTTAGGATTCTTGCGCAAGATTTTTTCTGCTATTTGCACCATATAATCCAAACCACCAGCTAATTGCATAGCAGCAATAGCTGCAATCACAGACATAATAATTAAAATAACATCCCAAGGAATATCCCCGGGCTTCATACCAAGTATAAGGCATAGCACCACTACGCCAAAGCCCCCAGCATAGCCTATTGCCATACCTCCAAGCCGAATACCAATAAAGATTGCCCCAAGCAGCACTGCTATTTGCAAGATAAGAAGTATATGTTCCATAAATATCCCCTAATATAAATTAAAATAAGGTATGTCTTAAAGATTCTTAATAATTGATGCTTAAAATCTTTAAGGTTTGTAAAAAGGATCTATGCAAAAGGTGAGTGTTTTTGAAACTTCGCCTTATCTTCTGCACTCATATGTGGATTAAGCATATTTTTGGGTTGGAAAATTTCATCAAGTTGCTCTTTTGTGAGCAATTTGCGCTCAAGGGCGATTTCTTTAACAGGTTTGCCTGTTTGCAGAGATTCTTTAGCGATAGAAGCGGAATTTTCATAACCAATATAAGGATTAAGCGCGGTAACAATACCAATGCTGTTATACACAAAATCACTGCATACCTTTTCATTTGCGGTGATCCCATCAATACATCTACTCGCAAGTGTGAGCATAGCATTTCTCATCATAGAGATAGAATTAAACAAACCATAGGCAATTACAGGCTCAAACACATTGAGTTGGAGCTGCCCACCTTCACTCGCAAAGCTCACGGTCACATCATTGCCAATCACGGCATAGCAGACTTGATTTACTACTTCAGGGATTACAGGGTTCACTTTACCGGGCATAATGGAGCTTCCGGGCTGCATTTTAGGGAGGTTGATTTCATTTAATCCCGCTCGAGGTCCAGAGCTTAAGAGTCGCAAGTCATTACATACTTTAGAGAGTTTAACGGCTACACGTTTAAGCACGCCGCTCACTTGCACATACGCGCCAGTATCTTGTGTCGCTTCAATCAAGTCATCTGCGGTTTGGAATGGGTGTCCTGTAACCTCACAAAGCTTTTTTTGCACGATTTTTGGATAATCAGGGTGAGAGTTAATGCCCGTGCCAATGGCTGTGCCGCCCATATTAATTTCAGTGATAAGATTTCTTGCTTCAAGCACTCTAGCAATGTCTTCCCCCATCATTACTGCAAATGTGTGAAACTCTTGTCCTAATGTCATAGGCACGGCATCTTGGAGCTGAGTGCGCCCCATTTTTAGCACATCTTTGAACTCTTTTGATTTTTTTTCAAATGAAGATTTTAAGACTTCCATATCCTTTGCTAATGCAGAAAGCTCATCATAAAGGGCTACATGGATAGCTGTAGGATAGGAATCATTAGTTGATTGTGAAAGATTTACGTGGTCATTTGGGTGGCAGTATTGATACTCGCCTTTTTTATGCCCCATAATTTCTAAAGCGAGATTAGCTACCACTTCATTTGTATTCATATTAGTGCTTGTTCCTGCCCCTCCTTGAATCATATCTACGACAAATTGATCTCTTAGCTCCCCAGCAATTAACCTATCACACGCTTTGCAAATCGCGTCCTTTTTTGCATCATCAAGCAGATTAAGCTCATTATTTGCTAGAGCCGCTGCTTTTTTGACTTGTGCAAATGCCTTAATGAAACTAGGATAGCTACTTAGCTTATCGCCCGTGATATTAAAATTTTGTAATGCGCGAAATGTTTGCACCCCATAATATACATCATCTGTGATTTCAAGCTCACCGATAAAGTCGTGTTCTACTCGATTTCCCATAATAGTCTCCTTATAATTTTGATTTTTTGTTTTAAAACTATGCCTAAATCAAAATTATATAAATTTAATAATGACAGGATTTAAAAGATGAGTTTTTAGATTTTAAACATTTTAGTAACACCTAAATATCAAATAAATTGACACAAAAAGACAAATTTTTCTTAAATCATTATTTTGGCATTTTTAAATTTCCCATCATACTCATAAGTTCTTGCATACTGCCCTTTTGGGTAAGCTTTTTTGCCATTTTGGAAGCTTGGTCAAACTGCTTAATGATACGATTTATATCGCTTACCTCTAGTCCGCTCCCAAGTGCTATCCTTTTGCGCCTTGAACCATTGAGTAGGCTAGGATTCTCACGTTCTTTTTTTGTCATAGAATTGACCATAGCACGGATATTTTTCACCTCACTTGATTTATCTAAATCCACATCTTTTAATGCACTTGCCATATTGCCAAGCCCGGGTATCATAGAGACAATTTGGCTCATCGAGCCAAGCTTTTTAACATTTTCAATTTGTGCGATAAAGTCCTCAAAGCTAAACTGCCCCTTCTTGAGCTTTTTGGTAATTTGCTTAGCTTCATCTTGGCTTATCACACTTGCTGTTTTTTCTGCTAAGGAGACTATATCTCCTACTCCCATAAGGCGCGATATGATTCTATCAGGCAAGAAAACATCAAAATCAGCGACCTTTTCTCCGCTTCCTATGAATTTGAGTGGAATACCGATTTGATAAGCGATGGAGAGGGCTATACCGCCTTTTGTATCGCTATCAAATTTAGAGAGTATCACACCATCAATGCCAATTTTTTCATTAAAATGTCCCGCAGAGCGGATACCATCTTGCCCACTTAGTGAATCTGCTACATAGAGGCATTCTGTGGCATTTATTGCTTTTTTTACTGCGGCTAATTCATTCATTAATGCTTCATCAATAGCCAATCGCCCAGCACTATCGACAATCACTACATCATAATGTCCCGCTACAGCTTTTTGTCTCGCTTCTTTAGCTACGCAAATCGCGTCATTTGGCTTACTTGCAAGATTGGGCGTGAAAATATCTACTTCTATGCTTTGGGCGAGTTGGCTAAGCTGCTCGATAGCCGCTAAACGGTGCAAATCACAAGCTACAAGCAGCACTTTTTTACCTCTTTGCTTCAAATAAAGCGCGAGTTTAGCACTCGAAGTGGTTTTACCGCTTCCTTGTAAGCCCACCATCACAATCACACTTGGCGGAGTGGGGGAAAAGCTAATGCCATAGCCTTTTGATGATTGCAAAATATCTGCTAGGGCGTGTTGCAGAGCGGCACTAAAGCTCTGTTTGCCTATACCTGCTTGTTTTGTGTGCTCTTGCACGACTTGCACGATATGT encodes:
- the trmD gene encoding tRNA (guanosine(37)-N1)-methyltransferase TrmD; the encoded protein is MKFSFLSLFPALIESYFSDSILKRAIQNGYIEIECINIRDYALDKYKKVDEPPISGGAGQVMRADVLSKALAPLKQSHIIFLSPCGKPFNHNDAARLSHKEHISLVCGRYEGFDERVIEEYANEVFSIGDFILTGGELPALMLCDSISRFIDGVLGNAQSLQGESFGENLLEAPNFAKIHNTSFSAVPSVYLKGNHSKISGLKKRLAICKTKYFRPDLYQTYQTSLKRGNRKE
- the rimM gene encoding ribosome maturation factor RimM (Essential for efficient processing of 16S rRNA) — encoded protein: MPKEPKKQSSLLLVAKIGRVVGIKGDLKLFIISDFPAIFTPKATFHTATFETLCIHSYNATQNLVRFEGYTSRESASKLVNCELYSTLEESRVMCRLQEGEYLWQEMIGVSVCDTLGESNMKLGVITDIERIGTLDYLIIATDSMLVSKGLSKQFLIPNIAQFVLSLSPQGVITRNALALLEES
- a CDS encoding KH domain-containing protein; translated protein: MVEDFIREYAKKIANKPEAIDIQIQDAEDNTREILILADSQDVGRLIGRDGKMVGSLKTFISSTKAKNGRSYRIAVQAH
- the rpsP gene encoding 30S ribosomal protein S16; protein product: MATVIRLTKMGRKKKPFYRIVVTDSRKKRDGGWIESLGYYNPLVEPALVKYDTTRLEYWKSVGAKMSERVAKLTAK
- a CDS encoding anaerobic C4-dicarboxylate transporter produces the protein MEHILLILQIAVLLGAIFIGIRLGGMAIGYAGGFGVVVLCLILGMKPGDIPWDVILIIMSVIAAIAAMQLAGGLDYMVQIAEKILRKNPKYINYLAPTVTYFLTFLAGTGHTAFSMIPVIVEVAKEQNIKPSAPLSIAVISSQIAITASPVSAAVVYMTGVLEPLGWNYPTLLLVWLITTFSACMLTAFVMSKFFPLDLSKDLIYQERLQAGLVKAPMGAQHIELKKGAKLSVAIFLIGVLCVVIYATSISDVVRKPILNAVSKNIPAYYFDDRVDSIVKEAKENLNKEEFNAVAPSLESLKKAYMDSKSVIKASVAKGEANLTATFPFKEAKSALYTIANDANQKALESLESSLADLEQNVDSILADWAQKDGIVANLSAMVKSYIDPVRLPRDGAIMSFMLLIATLITMFCKIESSKLFEQSTFKAGMTACICVLGVAWLGNTFVGGYKEQIGDLAGALVEDYPALLAIALFFASMLLYSQAATAKAIMPVVIGALGITAANTDSAYIIVASFAAVSALFVLPTYPTLLGAVQMDDTGSTRIGKYVFNHSFILPGILAISFSVALGFIIAPFFA
- the aspA gene encoding aspartate ammonia-lyase, encoding MGNRVEHDFIGELEITDDVYYGVQTFRALQNFNITGDKLSSYPSFIKAFAQVKKAAALANNELNLLDDAKKDAICKACDRLIAGELRDQFVVDMIQGGAGTSTNMNTNEVVANLALEIMGHKKGEYQYCHPNDHVNLSQSTNDSYPTAIHVALYDELSALAKDMEVLKSSFEKKSKEFKDVLKMGRTQLQDAVPMTLGQEFHTFAVMMGEDIARVLEARNLITEINMGGTAIGTGINSHPDYPKIVQKKLCEVTGHPFQTADDLIEATQDTGAYVQVSGVLKRVAVKLSKVCNDLRLLSSGPRAGLNEINLPKMQPGSSIMPGKVNPVIPEVVNQVCYAVIGNDVTVSFASEGGQLQLNVFEPVIAYGLFNSISMMRNAMLTLASRCIDGITANEKVCSDFVYNSIGIVTALNPYIGYENSASIAKESLQTGKPVKEIALERKLLTKEQLDEIFQPKNMLNPHMSAEDKAKFQKHSPFA
- the ffh gene encoding signal recognition particle protein, with amino-acid sequence MFDTLTSSFKSIMNKIRFSDDEKALQRACEELKKTLLKNDVYHKATKHIVQVVQEHTKQAGIGKQSFSAALQHALADILQSSKGYGISFSPTPPSVIVMVGLQGSGKTTSSAKLALYLKQRGKKVLLVACDLHRLAAIEQLSQLAQSIEVDIFTPNLASKPNDAICVAKEARQKAVAGHYDVVIVDSAGRLAIDEALMNELAAVKKAINATECLYVADSLSGQDGIRSAGHFNEKIGIDGVILSKFDSDTKGGIALSIAYQIGIPLKFIGSGEKVADFDVFLPDRIISRLMGVGDIVSLAEKTASVISQDEAKQITKKLKKGQFSFEDFIAQIENVKKLGSMSQIVSMIPGLGNMASALKDVDLDKSSEVKNIRAMVNSMTKKERENPSLLNGSRRKRIALGSGLEVSDINRIIKQFDQASKMAKKLTQKGSMQELMSMMGNLKMPK